The following nucleotide sequence is from Nesterenkonia xinjiangensis.
GTCCCGCACGAGGGCTCCGGATCCGGCGGTGCCCGGGTTGCCGCGGCTGCCGCCGTCGGCCTCGATGATCAAGGTGGTCACGTCTCTCCTGTCACGTCCTGGCTGAGTGGCTCGTCACCGGACCAGGCGGGCATCACCGAAGTGTCCGGATCACCGACCCGGAGTGATCACGAAGTCCCAGGGGTCGGTGTTGATGCCGCTGACGGCGACCTCCACATCGTAGCCGCGATCGGTCAGCGCACGGTCCAAGGCGTGCGCCGCGGCGGGGAGCCACAGCCACTCGCTGGCGAAGTGGGAGACGTCGATCAGATAGGGCCGCCCGTCCCGCACCCCCTCACGAGCTTCAGAGGCCGGGTGGTGGCGCAGGTCGCCGGTGATGTAGACGTCGGCCTCCGCGTCGCGCGCGGCCTGCAGCAGGCCGTCACCGGCGCCTCCGCACAGCGCCACCTTCCGGATGAAGGCGTCGCGATCCCCGGCCACCCGCACGCCGCCTGCCACCGCCGGCAGGATGGAGAAGACCGTGGCGGCGAACTCCCCGAGCGTGGTCCCCTGGGGAAGAGTCCCCAAGCGGCCCAGGCCCTCCTCCTGAAGACCGTCGGGGGCAGGACGCAGCGGCTCGGCATCCTCGAGCCCCAGGATCTCGGCGAGCACGTCGTTGACCCCGCCGACGGCGGAGTCCCCGTTGGTGTGCGCAGTCAGCAGCGCACAGCCGGACTCGATGAGACGGTGGATGATCTCCCCCTTGAAGGTCCCTGCCTCGACGCTCTGCACCGGCCGCAGCAGCAACGGATGATGGGTGATGAGCAGGTCGGCGTCGGCGGCGCAGGCCTCCTCCACCACTGCGCGGACCGGGTCCACGGCGAAATGGATGAGCTCCACCGGGCGGTCACGGCGACCTGAGACCAGTCCGACCGCGTCCCAGTCCTCGGCCAGGCCGACGGGCCAGAGCTCCTCGACGATCTCGAGCACGTCGCCGAGCAACGGGGTCTGGCGGTGCGGCGGCACCGGCGATGCGGCGGCGACATCCTCGGCGGGCTGGTCGGTGCGGGATCCGATCCCGGAAGTGTGTGCCATGGCTCCAGTTCTACCCCGTCGGCCTGAGGGATCACCAGGGACACACCAGATCCGGGGCACTTGCCCGATGGAGGAATGTCCGCGCGTCCGCCGGAGTTGTCGCAGTCATGACGATCCACAGTGACCCGACGAGACCCGGTGCGCCCTCGCTACGGACCCTGGTGCTGGCAGCCGGATGCTTCTGGTGCCTGGACTCCCTGGCCCGTCGCCTGCAGGGTGTCCACGCGGTGCGCAGCGTCTATACCGGCGGTCAGGGTCCCGCGGACTACGAGTCCGTCTGCTCCGGGACCACCGGACATGCCGAGGCGGTGGAGATCGTCTTCGACCCGGAGGTGATTCCTGCCGAGATCCTCTTCGAGGTCTTCTTCACCTCCCATGACCCGACCTCGCTGAACCGGCAGGGATACGACGTCGGCACCCACTATCGCTCGGCGATGTTCTACGCCGATGAGCACGAGCGTGCGGAGTTCCACGCGGCGATCGAGCGGGCGCAGGCCGCCTATGAGCGTCCCATCGTCACGCAGCTGGAGCCGCTGGGCCCGGTCTTCGAGGCCGAGCCGGTGCATCAGAACTTCCACGCCCGCCGGCCCGGCGTCGGCTACTGCCAGGTGATCATCGACCCGAAGGTCGCGCGACTGCGCCAGCATTACGCCGCGTGGCTCCGGGAGGACATCCTGGTCTGATCAGCCGATAGAGTCAGAGCCGGGGTGCTCTGCCCGACGGGGTGAGGCAGCCCCACCAGCCTGCGCGTCAGATCCCACCACCCTCCTGGAAGAGGTTCCACCACCATGGCCAAGATCCTGGACAACATCACCCAGGCCGTCGGCAGCACGCCGCTGGTGCGGCTCAACCGACTCGACGCCGATCTGCCCGGAAATGTGGCGGTCAAGCTCGAGTACTACTCGCCCGCCAATTCCGTGAAGGACCGCATCGGCACCTCCATCGTGGATGCCGCGGAGGCCGCAGGAGTGCTCAAGCCCGGCGGCACCATCGTGGAGGGCACCTCCGGGAACACCGGCATCGCCCTGGCCATGGTCGGAGCCGCACGCGGCTACCGGGTGGTGCTCACCATGCCGGAGACGATGTCCACAGAGCGGCGGGTCATGCTGCGCGCTTTCGGCGCCGAGATCGTGCTGACCCCGGGGGCCGACGGCATGCGCGGCGCAGTCGAGAAGGCCAAGGCCATCGTGGAGGAGACCGAGAACTCCATCTGGGCACGACAGTTCGCCAACGAGGCCAACCCGCTGGTGCACTACAACACCACTGGTGCGGAGATCTGGGAGGACACCGACGGTGCCGTCGACGTCCTGGTCTCGGGCATCGGGACCGGAGGCACCATCACCGGTGCCGGTCGGCGTCTGCGTGAGCACAAGCCGGAGATCCACATCGTCGCGGTGGAGCCTGAGGACTCGCCGATCCTCTCCGGCGGAGCTCCCGGTCCTCACAAGATCCAGGGCATCGGTCCGAACTTCGTCCCGGACATCCTCGACCGGGAGATCTATGACGAGGTCGTCACCGCCAACCTGGACAAGGCGCTCGAGACCGCGCGTGACCTGGGCACGCAGGAAGGCATCCTCGGCGGGATCTCCACGGGCGCCAACGTGGCCGCCGCACTCGAGGTCGCCGCCCGCGAGGAGTATCGC
It contains:
- a CDS encoding Nif3-like dinuclear metal center hexameric protein — its product is MAHTSGIGSRTDQPAEDVAAASPVPPHRQTPLLGDVLEIVEELWPVGLAEDWDAVGLVSGRRDRPVELIHFAVDPVRAVVEEACAADADLLITHHPLLLRPVQSVEAGTFKGEIIHRLIESGCALLTAHTNGDSAVGGVNDVLAEILGLEDAEPLRPAPDGLQEEGLGRLGTLPQGTTLGEFAATVFSILPAVAGGVRVAGDRDAFIRKVALCGGAGDGLLQAARDAEADVYITGDLRHHPASEAREGVRDGRPYLIDVSHFASEWLWLPAAAHALDRALTDRGYDVEVAVSGINTDPWDFVITPGR
- the msrA gene encoding peptide-methionine (S)-S-oxide reductase MsrA translates to MTIHSDPTRPGAPSLRTLVLAAGCFWCLDSLARRLQGVHAVRSVYTGGQGPADYESVCSGTTGHAEAVEIVFDPEVIPAEILFEVFFTSHDPTSLNRQGYDVGTHYRSAMFYADEHERAEFHAAIERAQAAYERPIVTQLEPLGPVFEAEPVHQNFHARRPGVGYCQVIIDPKVARLRQHYAAWLREDILV
- the cysK gene encoding cysteine synthase A; the protein is MAKILDNITQAVGSTPLVRLNRLDADLPGNVAVKLEYYSPANSVKDRIGTSIVDAAEAAGVLKPGGTIVEGTSGNTGIALAMVGAARGYRVVLTMPETMSTERRVMLRAFGAEIVLTPGADGMRGAVEKAKAIVEETENSIWARQFANEANPLVHYNTTGAEIWEDTDGAVDVLVSGIGTGGTITGAGRRLREHKPEIHIVAVEPEDSPILSGGAPGPHKIQGIGPNFVPDILDREIYDEVVTANLDKALETARDLGTQEGILGGISTGANVAAALEVAAREEYRDKLIVTLACDFGERYISTLLYEDIRS